The genomic stretch TATTGTTGATGCCGCTTTGGAGCATGGCAAGCGAATGATTCACGTTAGCTCCATTGCATCGTTGAGTATTCCAACAAATGGGGGTGTGGTCGATGAGCATTGCCGTTGGAAATCGACTAAGGGGGAGAGCGGCTACTCCATAAGCAAGTTTTACTCCGAGATGGAGGTGTGGCGTGGCATTGAGCAGGGACTTAATGCTGCCATAGTAAATCCAGCAGTAATCATTGGACCGGGAGACTGGCGAGCAGGAAGTCCTTATTTTTTCAGGGCTGTTAGCACTGGCTTGCCATTTTATACCATTGGGGGAACGGGATTTGTAGACGTTCGTGATGTTGTTGCAGCCTTAACTTCCATTGCTGATAAAAATATTTCCGGTGAAGGTTTTGTGCTGGTGGGGGAGAATGTCCTCTACCGTGATTTTTTAAGCATGATTGCCGAGGCAATTGGGAAGCGAACTCCATATATAGCCGCCAAGCGATTTCTATTGGGCATTGGCTGGCGGTTGGAATATCTACGCAGCCTACTAACTGGCTCCGAGCCAATCGTAACCAAGGAGCTGGCCAAAACCGCCAACCGGTTTACTCACTACTCGGCCAAAAAGGCCAACACCTGGCTCAACATGGAGTTTCGTCCACTTAAGGAGATGGTGGAGCATACGGGAAAGTGTTTTGTTTCCGACCATTTGATGCACAAGTAAAAAAACTACTTGTTTTTCTAAAAGTTATTATCTTTGCCCCACAGTTTGTGGATGGATTTGACTGCTTGCAACCACGGTAAAAAACGCTAAAACGCTTGTTTCCCAGCCATTGTATTCCAATCGAGGTCCCTCCGCGCTTTTTTGTTAACCCCTATTAATTTTTTCTCAATGGGATATTTATTTACCTCTGAGTCCGTTTCGGAAGGACATCCGGACAAAGTTGCGGACCAGATTTCAGACGCCATTCTTGACGAGTTTCTTCGCAGGGATGCAGAATCGAAGGTTGCATGTGAAACCTTAACTACCACTGGGCTTGTTGTAATTTCTGGTGAGGTTAAAACGGAAGCCTATGTTGACGTTCAGGGAATTGCCCGCGCAGTTGTAAACCGCATTGGCTACACCAAGGCCGACTATATGTTTGACGGGAACTCCTGTGGTGTTATCTCTACCATACACGAGCAGTCGGCCGATATCAATCGCGGGGTGGTGAGAGCTTCGCAGGAAGAGCAAGGTGCCGGCGATCAGGGAATGATGTTTGGCTATGCTTGCAGGGAGACTGAGGACTACATGCCACTGTCGGTGGTGCT from Williamwhitmania sp. encodes the following:
- a CDS encoding NAD-dependent epimerase/dehydratase family protein; this encodes MQRALVTGGTGMLGSHLILSLLERGDEVTAIVRSKESIEKVKHIFRFYRSEGVDELVERVRWVEGSLACYTFVEELIVQCDLLYHCAATLSFSPLRKNEVIQFNTEITANIVDAALEHGKRMIHVSSIASLSIPTNGGVVDEHCRWKSTKGESGYSISKFYSEMEVWRGIEQGLNAAIVNPAVIIGPGDWRAGSPYFFRAVSTGLPFYTIGGTGFVDVRDVVAALTSIADKNISGEGFVLVGENVLYRDFLSMIAEAIGKRTPYIAAKRFLLGIGWRLEYLRSLLTGSEPIVTKELAKTANRFTHYSAKKANTWLNMEFRPLKEMVEHTGKCFVSDHLMHK